From the genome of Anabrus simplex isolate iqAnaSimp1 chromosome X, ASM4041472v1, whole genome shotgun sequence, one region includes:
- the LOC137503140 gene encoding zinc finger protein 135-like: MVLDCAEKSKLSYHKVTHTGEKPYSCNVCGKSFIRRATLTEHMRTHTGEKPYICNVCGKSFTQRAALTEHMRTHTGEKPYNCNVCGKSFTRRGILTEHMRTHTGEKPYRCSVCCKSFTTKGSLIEHMRTHTGEMPYSCNVCRKSFIRKGILTRHTRIHTGEKPYSCSVCGKSFIQRGILIEHMRTHTGEKPYICNVCGKSFTQRGKLTEHMRTHTGEKPYICNVCGKSFTPRGILTEHMRTHTGEKPYRCSVCCKSFTTKGSLIEHMRTHTGEMPYSCIVCSKSFIKKGILTRHMRIHTGEKPYSCSVCGKSFIERGKLIEHMRTHTGEKPYICNVCGKSFTQRGKLTEHMRTHTGEKPNSRNICGKSFTKKGSLT, encoded by the coding sequence AGAAAAGCAAGTTATCTTATCACAAGGtgactcacacaggagagaagccatacagctgcaatgtctgtggcaaatcattcatacggagagctacactaaccgaacatatgcggacccatacaggcgagaagccttacatctgcaatgtctgtggcaaatcattcacacagagagctgcactaaccgaacatatgcggacccatacaggcgagaagccttacaactgcaatgtctgtggcaaatcattcacacggAGAGGTatactaaccgaacatatgcggacccatacaggcgagaagccttacaggtgcagtgtctgttgcaaatcattcacaacgaaaggcagtctgatcgaacatatgcggacccatactggcgagatgccttacagctgcaatgtctgtagaaaaTCATTCATTAGGAAAGGCATTCTAACCCGTCATACgcggatccatacaggcgagaagccttacagctgtagtgtctgtggcaaatcattcatacagagaggtatactaatcgaacatatgcggacccatacaggcgagaagccttacatctgcaatgtctgtggcaaatcattcacacagagaggtaaattaaccgaacatatgcggacacatacaggtgagaagccttacatctgcaatgtctgtggcaaatcattcacaccgAGAGGTatactaaccgaacatatgcggacccatacaggcgagaagccttacaggtgcagtgtctgttgcaaatcattcacaacgaaaggcagtctgatcgaacatatgcggacccatactggcGAGATGCCTTACAGCTGCattgtctgtagcaaatcattcattaagaaaggcattctaacccgtcatatgcggatccatacaggcgagaagccttacagctgtagtgtctgtggcaaatcattcatagagagaggtaaactaatcgaacatatgcggacccatacaggcgagaagccttacatctgcaatgtctgtggcaaatcattcacacagagaggtaaactaaccgaacatatgcggacccatacaggcgagaagccaaacagccgcaatatctgtggcaaatcattcacaaagaaaggcagtctgacctaa